One segment of Syntrophorhabdaceae bacterium DNA contains the following:
- the thiC gene encoding phosphomethylpyrimidine synthase ThiC gives MNNQLTAARQGKITKIMERVAKDEGIDRNLLRENIASGKATILANNRHKNFTPKGVGKGLCVKVNANLGTSPERSGLKEELEKLKMAREAGADTVMDLSTGGNLDEIRKVIISEAQIPIGTVPIYQAAVEAVKKRKTITKMDPDEIFEVIEKHGMDGVDFVTVHCGVTQRSVERLKKQGRITDIVSRGGAFIAEWMIVNKKENPLYEHFDRLVGIARKYDMTLSLGDGLRPGCIADATDRGQVEELIILGELCAEALKNGVQVMIEGPGHVPINQIEANIVLQKRLCNEAPFYVLGPIVTDIAPGYDHITSAIGGALAGYYGADFLCYVTPSEHLGLPSPKDVRDGVIVTKIAAHAADLARGNEKAFQLDKAMSMYRKALDWKGQIKCAIDPDKIREFRKERNLKDDVCSMCGEYCSMKLMKDYLKK, from the coding sequence ATGAACAATCAATTAACGGCAGCACGGCAAGGGAAGATCACAAAGATAATGGAACGTGTCGCAAAGGACGAGGGTATAGACAGGAATCTTTTGCGTGAGAACATAGCCTCCGGCAAGGCTACAATCCTGGCCAACAACAGGCACAAAAATTTTACACCGAAAGGTGTGGGGAAAGGCCTGTGCGTCAAGGTAAATGCGAACCTGGGGACGTCCCCGGAAAGGTCCGGCCTCAAGGAAGAGCTTGAGAAATTAAAGATGGCACGGGAAGCAGGGGCCGATACGGTGATGGACCTCAGCACCGGCGGCAACCTTGATGAGATCCGCAAGGTGATCATATCGGAGGCACAGATACCTATTGGTACTGTCCCTATCTATCAAGCCGCCGTTGAGGCAGTGAAAAAGAGAAAGACCATCACAAAGATGGACCCCGATGAGATCTTCGAGGTGATAGAAAAGCACGGCATGGACGGCGTTGACTTTGTTACGGTCCACTGCGGGGTGACGCAGCGTTCAGTCGAACGACTGAAAAAGCAGGGAAGGATCACTGATATCGTCAGCCGGGGCGGGGCATTCATCGCGGAGTGGATGATCGTCAATAAGAAGGAGAATCCCCTCTACGAACACTTCGACCGTCTCGTCGGGATCGCACGTAAGTACGACATGACACTGAGCCTCGGCGACGGCCTGAGGCCGGGATGCATCGCGGATGCCACCGACAGGGGCCAGGTCGAAGAGCTCATTATCCTCGGTGAGCTCTGCGCAGAGGCGCTCAAAAACGGCGTCCAGGTGATGATCGAAGGACCGGGTCACGTCCCGATCAACCAGATAGAGGCGAATATCGTCCTCCAGAAGAGGCTCTGCAATGAAGCCCCCTTTTATGTCCTTGGTCCCATAGTAACCGATATAGCGCCAGGTTACGATCACATTACATCGGCAATCGGCGGGGCACTTGCAGGTTATTACGGCGCCGACTTCCTCTGCTATGTGACACCGTCAGAGCACCTGGGATTACCATCGCCGAAAGATGTCAGGGATGGCGTAATCGTTACGAAGATCGCGGCGCATGCCGCGGATCTGGCCAGGGGCAATGAAAAGGCCTTCCAGCTTGACAAGGCCATGTCAATGTACCGGAAGGCGCTTGACTGGAAAGGTCAGATCAAATGCGCCATCGACCCTGATAAGATCAGGGAGTTCCGGAAAGAGAGGAACCTGAAAGACGACGTATGCAGCATGTGCGGCGAATATTGTTCCATGAAGCTCATGAAGGATTATCTGAAAAAGTAG
- a CDS encoding YhjD/YihY/BrkB family envelope integrity protein: MRSERIKQSSGITLIIIKESIQSFLKNNNFEMSAALATYGFFSVIPLLFFVSYLLGNYAILSQSVTSGIEGLIGHLFPLLKTFISKEFFFSTQYKMAWLVITLGFVFVSIMSLTDSLRTAFLKIFSIDSDPSFLKTIYANALSACTILVLFFFLVAGEIIYYYLSHAVFKGGYLFILFNIFISLAVATFCMVIFYKTFLPVKLKIGRLITASFVSAILIISMRDLFSTFVQSNPNYGLAFGSLKTMFFMIIWVYYCFLVILFGAEIMVHFWKRDALLLKGLFLKEAGIQKRPKNLIKKFIRRYDSGDIIFREGEPGGSMFYVIAGTVNICKKDQIIRIMKKDEYFGEMAMLVNTPRTATAVAAEPDTQLVSISHDNFDAILKENPKIVLSILKEMTMRLKITGDSL, translated from the coding sequence ATGCGAAGCGAACGAATCAAACAATCCTCCGGGATCACCCTGATCATCATAAAAGAATCGATCCAGTCATTTTTGAAAAATAACAATTTTGAGATGTCGGCCGCGCTGGCTACATACGGCTTTTTCTCCGTCATACCCCTGCTCTTTTTTGTTTCTTACCTTCTTGGAAATTATGCGATCCTGTCACAATCCGTAACAAGCGGTATCGAGGGCCTCATAGGGCACCTTTTCCCGCTCCTCAAAACATTTATCTCAAAGGAGTTCTTTTTTTCAACACAGTATAAGATGGCCTGGCTGGTTATTACCCTGGGATTCGTCTTTGTATCAATAATGTCTCTTACGGACTCGCTCAGGACCGCTTTCCTGAAGATCTTCAGCATAGACAGCGACCCGTCCTTCCTCAAAACCATATATGCGAACGCCCTTTCTGCCTGTACCATTCTGGTCCTTTTTTTCTTCCTCGTAGCAGGAGAAATAATCTACTATTATCTATCCCACGCTGTCTTCAAGGGTGGCTACCTTTTTATCCTGTTCAATATCTTTATCTCTCTGGCTGTGGCGACGTTCTGTATGGTAATCTTCTACAAGACGTTCCTGCCGGTCAAACTGAAGATAGGACGGCTTATTACAGCCTCCTTTGTTTCGGCCATCCTCATCATCTCCATGAGAGACCTCTTCTCCACCTTTGTACAGTCCAATCCTAATTATGGTCTTGCCTTCGGCTCTCTCAAGACAATGTTCTTCATGATTATATGGGTATATTATTGTTTTCTCGTGATCCTCTTCGGCGCTGAGATCATGGTACACTTCTGGAAGAGGGACGCCCTTCTGCTGAAAGGACTTTTTCTCAAAGAAGCGGGTATTCAAAAAAGACCGAAAAATCTTATAAAAAAGTTTATCAGGCGCTATGATTCGGGCGATATTATCTTCCGGGAAGGCGAGCCGGGGGGCAGCATGTTTTACGTGATAGCCGGTACGGTGAATATCTGCAAGAAAGACCAGATCATACGGATCATGAAAAAGGATGAATACTTTGGCGAGATGGCAATGCTCGTGAACACGCCAAGAACGGCCACAGCAGTAGCCGCAGAGCCCGATACGCAGCTTGTGAGCATCTCTCACGACAATTTTGATGCCATTCTGAAAGAGAATCCCAAGATCGTCCTGTCGATCCTGAAAGAAATGACGATGCGGCTCAAGATAACAGGAGACAGCCTCTAA
- a CDS encoding PfkB family carbohydrate kinase: MKNILTIAGYDPTSGAGVTRDIDTFFSFGFHGISVPTCTVVQGPKGVTDVHATPPDQFRQMLDMINDGLPVDGVKIGVVFDQWYVDEIARFLRKKKGIPVVVDPVFAAKNNRELITGAGMRRLVGSVFPAAHIVTPNIEEASILMGKQVRSVQDMKVSAKILVDSGINAVIIKGGHLKGEPTDILYDGKEFVEWKKKRIERVIHGTGCSFSSSVLSYLVNDYPMKEAFLAAEQYTERLLKESYRIDADGYFYTSSGIANSKAAQKWEILNSLRRASKRLLQLNCIELVPEVQMNIGYAIMNAGGIEDIAAFPGRIGKRGDGIYFRGDPEFGASSHVARLILTYMRHYPYVRTCVNIRYDKAILARAKERNMYVVFFDRKKEPSKVRGAEGKSLDYLVDIILRRVKRPPDIIYDKGDTGKEPIIRLFARDPQELTEKMEMIRP, from the coding sequence CATCCTTACCATTGCAGGGTATGACCCCACGTCCGGCGCGGGCGTCACGCGTGACATAGACACCTTCTTCTCCTTTGGTTTCCACGGTATATCCGTACCGACATGCACCGTTGTGCAGGGTCCAAAAGGGGTAACGGATGTACACGCGACACCACCCGATCAGTTCAGGCAGATGCTTGATATGATAAACGACGGACTGCCGGTTGACGGCGTGAAGATCGGCGTGGTGTTTGACCAGTGGTATGTTGATGAGATTGCAAGATTTCTCAGGAAGAAGAAAGGGATACCGGTTGTCGTTGATCCTGTCTTTGCGGCCAAGAACAACAGGGAGCTTATCACCGGCGCAGGCATGAGAAGGCTCGTCGGTTCCGTTTTCCCGGCGGCGCATATCGTCACCCCGAACATCGAAGAGGCGTCCATCCTGATGGGAAAACAGGTCCGCAGCGTGCAGGACATGAAGGTGTCTGCGAAGATACTCGTTGATTCAGGCATCAACGCCGTTATCATAAAAGGGGGGCATCTCAAGGGTGAACCGACAGATATCCTCTATGATGGAAAAGAGTTTGTTGAATGGAAGAAAAAGCGGATAGAACGGGTGATCCATGGCACGGGATGTTCCTTTTCATCATCGGTCCTGTCATACCTCGTTAACGATTATCCCATGAAGGAGGCCTTCTTGGCTGCCGAGCAATATACCGAAAGGCTGCTCAAGGAAAGTTACCGGATAGATGCCGATGGCTATTTCTATACCTCTTCCGGGATTGCGAACAGCAAAGCAGCGCAAAAATGGGAGATCCTTAACAGCCTGCGAAGGGCTTCAAAACGTTTATTGCAGCTCAATTGCATTGAACTCGTTCCGGAAGTCCAGATGAATATAGGATATGCGATCATGAACGCCGGAGGCATCGAGGATATCGCAGCCTTCCCGGGGAGGATCGGCAAACGCGGCGACGGTATATATTTCAGGGGCGATCCTGAATTCGGCGCCTCATCCCATGTAGCGAGACTTATCCTCACATATATGCGCCATTACCCGTACGTACGTACCTGCGTGAACATACGGTACGATAAAGCGATCCTGGCAAGGGCGAAAGAACGCAATATGTACGTTGTTTTTTTTGATAGAAAGAAAGAACCGTCGAAGGTCAGAGGGGCCGAAGGCAAAAGCCTTGATTACCTTGTCGACATAATCTTAAGGAGGGTCAAGAGACCGCCCGATATTATCTATGACAAGGGGGATACCGGCAAAGAACCGATCATACGGCTTTTCGCCCGGGACCCTCAGGAACTTACTGAAAAGATGGAGATGATAAGACCATGA
- the xseA gene encoding exodeoxyribonuclease VII large subunit — translation MGINSEWQFEVLTVSEITSSIKQFISGRFRNVCVEGEVSNAKLYPSGHLYFTLKDDMAMMKAVAFNYRARFAEGTMIRDGDLIVCEGRIDVYEKRGEYQLIVSNIIAQGNQGVLYARFLALKEKLFREGLFDEGRKRPLPFLPDTIGIVTSPAGAAVRDMLKVIYNKFPNMGVLIYPVKVQGDEAASEIVEGIEYLNAAGEVDVIITGRGGGSLEDLAPFNDERVARAIHVSKIPVVSAVGHEIDFTIADFVADVRAPTPTAGADMVVQDKRELLNVIEGMHDLLLQRIAERLERSRSLLYQGMMELRERRDFFISSRMYLDELSNNLIHGFPNYFRDRKTAVESLAQRLQDLNPESILRRGYSITMKSDTRNVVYNSDEVTSGEKLNIRLHKGEIGVAVKEKRS, via the coding sequence ATGGGCATTAACTCCGAATGGCAGTTTGAAGTCCTCACCGTTTCAGAGATCACGTCTTCCATAAAACAGTTTATCAGCGGCAGGTTCCGGAACGTCTGCGTCGAAGGCGAGGTCTCGAACGCAAAGCTCTACCCCTCGGGACATCTCTACTTTACCCTGAAGGATGATATGGCCATGATGAAGGCCGTTGCATTCAATTACCGGGCGAGGTTCGCAGAAGGCACAATGATCCGCGACGGCGACCTCATCGTCTGCGAAGGCAGGATAGACGTTTACGAAAAGAGGGGGGAATACCAGCTCATCGTGAGCAACATCATCGCGCAGGGGAACCAGGGGGTCCTCTATGCGAGATTTCTTGCATTGAAAGAAAAACTGTTCAGGGAGGGGCTCTTCGACGAGGGCAGAAAAAGACCCCTGCCGTTTTTGCCTGACACGATCGGGATCGTTACATCGCCCGCCGGTGCGGCAGTGCGGGATATGCTGAAGGTCATATACAACAAATTCCCCAATATGGGCGTCCTGATCTATCCTGTAAAGGTGCAGGGGGATGAAGCCGCATCCGAGATCGTTGAAGGTATTGAATATCTCAACGCAGCCGGTGAGGTTGACGTCATCATTACCGGCAGGGGGGGCGGCTCTCTCGAAGACCTTGCTCCCTTCAATGATGAAAGGGTGGCGCGGGCAATCCATGTGTCTAAGATCCCCGTCGTTTCCGCAGTCGGCCATGAGATAGATTTTACAATTGCGGACTTTGTGGCAGACGTAAGGGCCCCGACACCGACCGCAGGGGCAGATATGGTTGTACAGGACAAAAGGGAATTGCTCAATGTCATCGAAGGGATGCACGATCTCCTTCTCCAGCGTATTGCCGAACGGCTCGAAAGATCGAGGTCCCTCCTGTATCAGGGAATGATGGAACTTCGGGAGAGAAGGGATTTTTTTATTTCATCGAGGATGTACCTTGACGAACTTTCGAACAACCTTATCCATGGTTTCCCGAATTATTTCAGGGACAGGAAGACAGCCGTAGAATCCCTCGCGCAGAGGCTGCAGGACCTTAACCCGGAGAGCATACTCAGGCGGGGTTACAGTATAACCATGAAAAGCGATACCAGGAATGTCGTTTACAACTCTGATGAGGTGACCTCAGGCGAGAAGCTGAATATCAGGCTCCACAAAGGCGAGATCGGGGTAGCGGTGAAGGAGAAAAGATCATAG